In Limnobaculum parvum, one DNA window encodes the following:
- a CDS encoding lysophospholipid acyltransferase family protein, which produces MAPIVTAQRHSSVLNRIWRIAATGFCFALFGIGGLLLSTFWFSTLRLLVKDRQRCIQLTQSSIRYSFKLFIWLMRFVRVLDYQFYGVEKLKQDAGCIVVANHPSLLDYVFLASCMPRCDCIVKQSLLNNFFVCGVIKSAGYIANSESEILLPQCKEILNNNGMILIFPEGTRTTPGKAMHLQRGAANIAVRCDANIRLVTIHCDQPVLTKQRKWYNIPKMKPLFQLVVKEKISAKDYAAEGDASPAIAARRLTRILSQKLIPEPIKTNEKK; this is translated from the coding sequence ATGGCACCAATAGTAACAGCCCAGAGACACTCTTCCGTTCTGAATCGTATCTGGCGTATTGCAGCTACCGGATTTTGCTTTGCCTTATTTGGCATTGGTGGGTTGTTGCTCTCTACCTTTTGGTTTTCTACATTACGCCTGTTGGTCAAAGACCGACAACGCTGTATCCAACTGACACAAAGCAGTATTCGCTATAGCTTTAAGCTTTTTATCTGGCTCATGCGTTTTGTTCGCGTGTTAGATTACCAGTTTTATGGCGTTGAAAAACTAAAACAGGATGCGGGTTGTATTGTTGTCGCCAACCATCCCAGCCTGTTGGACTACGTTTTTTTAGCCTCTTGCATGCCGCGCTGTGACTGCATTGTTAAACAGTCTTTATTAAATAATTTTTTTGTTTGTGGCGTGATTAAATCTGCCGGATATATTGCTAACTCCGAGTCAGAAATTTTATTACCGCAATGCAAAGAAATATTAAATAACAATGGGATGATTTTGATATTTCCTGAAGGAACGCGAACTACTCCCGGTAAAGCAATGCATTTGCAACGAGGTGCCGCCAATATCGCTGTACGATGCGATGCCAATATTCGGTTAGTCACGATTCATTGTGACCAACCAGTGCTGACGAAACAGCGAAAGTGGTATAATATTCCAAAAATGAAACCCTTGTTTCAACTCGTAGTGAAAGAAAAAATTAGCGCAAAGGATTACGCTGCTGAGGGCGATGCTTCGCCAGCTATTGCCGCTCGTCGTTTGACGCGAATTTTAAGTCAGAAGCTCATCCCTGAGCCGATAAAAACGAATGAGAAAAAATAA